A section of the Pseudomonas lini genome encodes:
- a CDS encoding IS3 family transposase, whose product MIAELRESFPTAILCRVFDVKRSSFYEWLQRLSRPKIEREELKGKVVELHSESREAMGSRTISKHLQAQNIAVGRSLVKALMREANIVSKQRQPHPFRSKGVEAFVAPNLLKRNFKPTAVNQVWCGDVTSLMVGKRWVHLAIVIDLFARRVIGWAFSLVNDANLVSKALRMATELRTCPPGLMFHSDQGCQYTSRKFQEELMRHGILQSMSHRGQCWDNAPTERFFGTLKSEWVPRNGYSTSEEAQTDMVRFFMYYNRTRLHSYNNYLSPIAMELKAA is encoded by the coding sequence ATGATCGCGGAGCTAAGAGAGTCATTCCCGACCGCCATCCTGTGTCGCGTTTTCGATGTGAAGCGCAGCAGCTTTTACGAATGGCTACAGCGTCTCTCGCGGCCTAAGATCGAGCGCGAAGAGCTCAAGGGGAAGGTGGTCGAACTGCACAGCGAAAGCCGGGAAGCCATGGGGTCCAGAACGATCAGCAAGCATCTGCAGGCCCAAAACATAGCGGTCGGAAGAAGCCTTGTTAAAGCCCTGATGAGGGAAGCCAACATTGTCAGCAAACAACGCCAGCCTCATCCATTCAGATCCAAAGGAGTTGAAGCATTTGTCGCGCCCAACCTGCTCAAGCGCAATTTCAAGCCGACCGCGGTCAATCAAGTCTGGTGTGGCGACGTTACAAGCTTGATGGTAGGCAAGCGCTGGGTTCATCTGGCCATCGTGATCGATTTGTTTGCTCGTCGGGTCATTGGTTGGGCATTTTCGCTGGTCAATGACGCCAACTTGGTGAGTAAAGCGCTACGCATGGCGACAGAGCTTCGAACCTGCCCACCTGGGTTGATGTTCCATTCGGATCAGGGCTGTCAGTACACCAGTCGCAAGTTTCAAGAAGAGCTGATGCGCCATGGCATTTTGCAGAGCATGAGTCATCGCGGGCAGTGTTGGGACAATGCTCCAACGGAACGCTTTTTCGGCACCCTGAAGTCAGAATGGGTCCCTCGCAACGGCTACAGCACGAGCGAGGAAGCACAAACCGATATGGTGCGTTTCTTCATGTACTACAACCGCACCAGGCTCCACAGCTACAACAACTACCTGTCGCCAATAGCTATGGAGCTAAAAGCGGCATAA
- a CDS encoding transposase, which produces MKERRVFSREFKHRAASMVIDDGCSVQEVCASLDISATALRRWVDQVRKEHKGQPVQGTKAITEDQRQIQDLKAKIKRMEMEAEILKKATALLMSDPDRFR; this is translated from the coding sequence ATGAAAGAAAGAAGAGTCTTTTCCCGCGAGTTCAAACATCGTGCAGCCAGCATGGTGATTGATGACGGTTGTTCGGTACAGGAAGTCTGCGCGTCGCTGGACATTAGCGCCACCGCGTTGCGGCGCTGGGTGGATCAGGTTCGCAAGGAACACAAGGGGCAACCGGTTCAAGGCACCAAGGCCATTACTGAGGATCAGCGCCAGATTCAGGATTTGAAAGCCAAGATCAAACGCATGGAAATGGAAGCCGAAATCTTAAAAAAGGCTACCGCTCTCTTGATGTCGGATCCCGATCGTTTTCGATGA
- the xseA gene encoding exodeoxyribonuclease VII large subunit codes for MIKDPFARLGLDREVLTVSQLNGRARVLLEDVFSNIWVEGEISNLARPASGHVYFTLKDSGAQVRCALFRQNAARVRQALKDGLAVKVRGKVSLFEGRGDYQLILDTVEPAGDGALRLAFDALKEKLSAEGLFSAERKVPLPAHPQRIGIISSPTGAVIRDIISVFRRRAPQIQLTLIPTAVQGREATAQIVRALKLADARGFDALILARGGGSLEDLWCFNEEAVARAVDACVTPIVSAVGHETDVSISDFIADVRAPTPSAAAELLAPDSSDLVRRVESLHRRLVMRIRDRLMRDRLRLEGMARRLRHPGERLRQQAQRLDDLDMRMRRAFERSLNTRRERLIRLETRLAGQHPGRQLAMLRQRLDSLAERLPRAMREGLKSRRLQLQSQMQTLHVVSPLATLARGYSILLDERGNAIRSAAQTHTGQRLKAKLGEGELQVRVEDNHLTPVTLSLLD; via the coding sequence ATGATTAAAGATCCTTTTGCAAGACTCGGTCTGGACCGGGAAGTCCTGACTGTCAGCCAGCTCAACGGCCGCGCGCGGGTGTTGCTCGAAGACGTGTTCAGCAACATCTGGGTCGAAGGCGAAATCTCCAACCTCGCCCGCCCGGCGTCCGGCCATGTGTATTTCACCCTCAAGGACAGCGGCGCCCAAGTGCGTTGCGCGCTGTTCCGGCAGAACGCCGCGCGGGTTCGCCAGGCGCTGAAGGACGGCTTGGCGGTCAAGGTTCGCGGCAAGGTTTCGCTGTTTGAAGGCCGTGGCGATTACCAACTGATTCTCGACACCGTGGAACCGGCCGGTGACGGCGCCCTGCGTCTGGCCTTCGATGCGTTGAAGGAAAAGCTCAGCGCCGAAGGCCTGTTCAGTGCCGAGCGCAAAGTGCCGCTACCGGCGCATCCGCAACGCATCGGCATCATCAGCTCGCCCACCGGCGCAGTGATCCGCGACATCATCAGTGTGTTCCGTCGCCGCGCGCCGCAGATCCAACTGACGCTGATCCCCACCGCCGTGCAAGGCCGCGAAGCCACCGCGCAGATTGTCCGCGCACTGAAACTGGCGGACGCCCGTGGTTTCGACGCGTTGATCCTGGCCCGTGGTGGCGGCTCGCTGGAAGACCTCTGGTGTTTCAACGAAGAAGCCGTGGCTCGCGCCGTGGATGCCTGCGTAACGCCGATTGTCAGCGCCGTCGGCCACGAAACCGATGTGTCGATCAGTGATTTCATCGCCGACGTCCGCGCCCCGACACCGTCCGCCGCGGCCGAACTGCTCGCGCCGGATTCCAGTGATCTGGTGCGTCGCGTCGAAAGTCTGCACCGGCGCCTGGTGATGCGCATCCGCGACCGTTTGATGCGCGATCGGCTGCGTCTGGAAGGCATGGCCCGGCGCCTGCGTCATCCCGGCGAACGACTGCGTCAGCAAGCACAACGTCTGGATGATCTGGACATGCGTATGCGCCGCGCCTTCGAACGCAGCCTCAATACCCGTCGCGAACGTTTGATCCGTCTGGAAACCCGCCTCGCCGGGCAACATCCGGGGCGACAACTGGCGATGCTTCGCCAGCGCCTCGACAGCCTCGCCGAACGCCTGCCCCGGGCCATGCGCGAAGGTCTTAAATCCCGCCGGCTGCAACTGCAAAGTCAGATGCAGACGCTGCATGTGGTCAGCCCGTTGGCGACCCTCGCGCGTGGCTACAGCATTCTGCTGGACGAGCGCGGCAACGCGATTCGTAGCGCCGCACAGACCCATACCGGCCAGCGCCTGAAAGCCAAACTGGGCGAAGGCGAGCTGCAAGTGCGCGTCGAAGACAATCACCTGACGCCTGTAACCCTTTCTCTACTGGATTGA
- a CDS encoding peptidoglycan DD-metalloendopeptidase family protein encodes MPRFLAPLLLLCLTFNAHADSYITRLLNKPVPGGVAVVDLGSAAQAPKARYQGKPVLVVKEQNNWLAIVGVPLTVKPGSQSLSSGGRNLNFTVGGKKYPEQHITLKNTQQVNPNPENLKRIEGELAEQIQAYRSFSPNTPSNLLLDKPVNGPLSSKFGVRRFFNGEERNPHAGLDFAVPAGTPIKTPAAGKVILIGNYFFNGNTVFVDHGQGFISMFCHMSKIDVKVGQQLTRGGVVGKVGSTGRATGPHMHWNISLNDARVDPAIFIGAFQP; translated from the coding sequence ATGCCGCGTTTTTTAGCTCCGCTGCTGTTGCTGTGCCTGACCTTCAACGCCCACGCCGACAGTTACATCACCCGCCTGTTGAACAAACCGGTGCCGGGTGGCGTGGCGGTGGTGGATCTGGGCAGCGCCGCCCAGGCCCCCAAAGCCAGATATCAAGGCAAACCGGTATTGGTGGTCAAGGAACAGAACAACTGGCTGGCCATCGTCGGCGTGCCGCTGACTGTCAAACCGGGCAGCCAGTCGCTTAGCAGCGGTGGTCGCAACCTGAACTTCACCGTCGGCGGCAAGAAATACCCGGAACAGCACATCACCCTGAAAAATACCCAGCAGGTCAATCCGAACCCGGAGAATCTCAAGCGTATCGAGGGTGAGCTGGCGGAGCAGATCCAGGCCTACCGCAGCTTCAGCCCGAACACCCCGAGCAATCTGCTGCTGGACAAACCGGTCAACGGGCCGCTGTCGAGCAAGTTCGGCGTGCGCCGCTTTTTCAATGGCGAAGAGCGCAATCCCCACGCGGGCCTCGACTTCGCGGTGCCTGCCGGCACGCCGATCAAAACCCCGGCCGCCGGCAAGGTGATTCTGATCGGTAACTACTTCTTCAACGGCAATACGGTGTTTGTCGACCACGGCCAGGGCTTTATCAGCATGTTCTGCCACATGTCGAAGATCGATGTGAAAGTTGGGCAGCAATTGACGCGTGGTGGCGTGGTCGGGAAAGTAGGCTCCACCGGGCGCGCGACCGGGCCGCATATGCACTGGAACATCAGCCTGAACGATGCGCGGGTGGATCCGGCGATTTTTATTGGGGCGTTTCAGCCTTAA
- the leuA gene encoding 2-isopropylmalate synthase, protein MSMLKDPSSKYRAFPTIDIPDRTWPSKTITAAPIWCSSDLRDGNQSLIEPMDAVKKLRFWKTLVQVGVKEIEASFPAASQTDFDFVRTLIEDGHIPDDTTIQVLTQGREDLIARTFESLRGAKKAIVHLYNATSPSFRRIVFNQDKDGIKAIAVNAAKLFVKYAAQQPETEWTFEYSPETFSATELEFAKEVCDAVIDVWNPTPEHKVILNLPATVECATPNIYADQIEWFGRHINRRDSVIISLHTHNDRGTGVAATELGLMAGADRVEGCLFGNGERTGNVDLVTVALNLYTQGIHPELDFSDIDGVRKVVEECNQIQVHPRHPYVGDLVHTAFSGSHQDAIRKGFSQQKPDALWEVPYLPIDPADIGRSYEAVIRVNSQSGKGGIAYLLEQEYGINLPRRMQIEFSQVVQRETDRLGLEMTAQQIHALLHSEYLQANTPYALVSHRLQEENGHSAVEVEVSSKGQGETNLHWRGKGNGALEALVAGLPIPVEIMDYNEHAIGAGTNAKAAAYIELRVNGERAVHGVGIDENITTASFKALFSALNRSLSQPEAKAA, encoded by the coding sequence ATGAGCATGCTCAAAGACCCGTCTTCGAAATACCGCGCGTTCCCGACCATCGACATCCCGGACCGCACCTGGCCATCGAAGACCATCACCGCAGCGCCGATCTGGTGCAGCTCGGACCTTCGTGACGGCAACCAGTCGCTGATCGAGCCCATGGACGCGGTCAAGAAGCTGCGTTTCTGGAAAACCCTGGTGCAAGTCGGCGTGAAAGAAATCGAAGCCTCGTTCCCGGCCGCTTCGCAAACCGACTTCGACTTCGTGCGTACCCTGATCGAAGACGGCCACATCCCGGACGACACCACCATTCAGGTGCTGACCCAGGGCCGTGAAGACTTGATCGCACGTACCTTCGAATCCCTGCGCGGTGCCAAGAAAGCCATCGTTCACTTGTACAACGCGACCTCCCCTTCCTTCCGCCGCATTGTTTTCAACCAGGACAAGGACGGGATCAAGGCCATCGCCGTGAACGCCGCCAAGCTGTTCGTCAAATACGCCGCCCAGCAGCCGGAAACCGAGTGGACTTTCGAGTACTCGCCAGAAACCTTCAGCGCCACCGAACTGGAGTTCGCCAAGGAAGTCTGCGACGCGGTCATCGACGTGTGGAACCCGACGCCTGAGCACAAGGTGATCCTCAACCTGCCTGCCACCGTCGAATGCGCCACCCCGAACATCTATGCCGACCAGATCGAATGGTTCGGCCGCCACATCAACCGTCGTGACAGCGTGATCATCAGCCTGCACACCCACAACGACCGTGGCACTGGCGTAGCCGCCACCGAATTGGGCCTGATGGCCGGCGCCGACCGTGTCGAAGGCTGCCTGTTCGGCAACGGCGAACGCACCGGCAACGTCGACCTGGTGACCGTGGCATTGAACCTCTACACCCAGGGCATCCACCCTGAACTGGACTTTTCCGATATCGACGGCGTGCGCAAAGTCGTCGAAGAATGCAACCAGATCCAGGTTCACCCACGTCACCCGTATGTCGGCGACCTGGTTCACACCGCGTTCTCCGGTTCCCACCAGGATGCGATCCGCAAGGGCTTCTCCCAGCAGAAACCGGACGCCCTGTGGGAAGTGCCGTACCTGCCGATCGACCCGGCCGACATCGGCCGCAGCTACGAGGCGGTGATTCGCGTCAACAGCCAGTCGGGCAAGGGCGGTATCGCTTACCTGCTGGAACAGGAATACGGCATCAACTTGCCGCGCCGCATGCAGATCGAGTTCAGCCAGGTCGTGCAGCGTGAAACCGATCGTCTGGGCCTGGAGATGACGGCCCAGCAGATCCACGCATTGCTGCACAGCGAGTACTTGCAGGCCAACACCCCGTATGCGCTGGTCAGCCATCGCTTGCAGGAAGAAAACGGTCACAGCGCCGTGGAAGTGGAAGTCTCCAGCAAAGGTCAGGGCGAAACCAACCTGCACTGGCGTGGCAAGGGCAACGGCGCTCTGGAAGCGCTGGTGGCCGGCCTGCCGATTCCGGTGGAAATCATGGACTACAACGAGCACGCCATCGGCGCGGGCACCAATGCCAAGGCTGCGGCCTACATTGAACTGCGGGTGAATGGTGAGCGTGCGGTGCACGGCGTCGGTATCGATGAAAACATCACCACCGCCAGCTTCAAGGCCCTGTTCAGCGCGCTGAACCGCTCCCTGAGCCAGCCGGAAGCGAAAGCGGCGTAA
- a CDS encoding amidohydrolase: MRDLSALPNLNVALIQTTLAWHDRQANLQHFEPLLEQARGADLIILPEMFTTGFSMESETLAEPENGPTSKWLRVQAAKLDAVITGSIIVQVADGSHRNRLLWARPDGEVWHYDKRHLFRMAGEHNHFTPGERQVQFELKGWRVRPLICYDLRFPVWSRDPQDTDLLLYTANWPGARRQHWNRLLPARGIENLCYVAAVNRIGTDGKGFAYTGDSQVLDFQGETLLSAGDADGVFKVVLDAAELAAYRARFPANLDADTFEFT; this comes from the coding sequence ATGCGTGATCTGAGTGCTCTGCCCAATCTGAATGTTGCGCTGATCCAGACCACCCTGGCCTGGCATGATCGTCAGGCCAATCTGCAGCATTTCGAGCCCTTGCTGGAACAGGCTCGCGGCGCAGACCTGATCATCCTGCCGGAGATGTTCACCACCGGTTTCTCCATGGAGTCGGAAACCCTCGCCGAGCCGGAAAATGGCCCCACCAGTAAGTGGTTGCGGGTTCAGGCGGCGAAACTGGATGCGGTGATCACCGGCAGCATCATCGTCCAGGTGGCTGACGGCAGTCATCGCAATCGTCTGTTGTGGGCGCGGCCGGACGGGGAGGTGTGGCACTACGACAAGCGCCACCTGTTTCGCATGGCGGGCGAGCACAACCATTTCACCCCGGGCGAGCGTCAAGTGCAGTTCGAATTGAAGGGCTGGCGAGTACGGCCGCTGATTTGCTACGACCTGCGTTTCCCGGTCTGGAGCCGCGATCCGCAAGATACCGATTTGCTGTTGTACACCGCCAATTGGCCGGGCGCCCGGCGTCAGCACTGGAACCGTTTGCTGCCGGCACGGGGGATCGAAAACCTCTGCTATGTGGCGGCGGTGAACCGCATCGGTACCGATGGCAAAGGCTTTGCGTATACCGGTGACAGTCAGGTCCTGGATTTTCAGGGTGAGACGTTGCTCAGCGCAGGCGATGCCGATGGGGTCTTCAAGGTTGTCTTGGACGCGGCGGAACTGGCGGCCTATCGCGCACGGTTTCCGGCGAATCTGGATGCGGATACCTTCGAGTTCACCTGA
- a CDS encoding pyridoxal phosphate-dependent aminotransferase, with protein sequence MITSKLPNVGITIFTQMSQLAAQTGAINLSQGFPDFDGPQALRDAVGRHIASGHNQYSPMTGLPVLRQQIAAKIARSYGAHVDADHEVTVTPGATQAIFYAIQAVIRSGDEVIVFDPAYDSYEPSVELAGGRCVHVQLGLNDFSVDFQKLADALSPRTRMIILNTPHNPSGALISRAELDQLAALIRDRDIYVISDEVYEHLVFDGVPHVSVLAHEELYQRAFVVSSFGKTYHVTGWKTGYVVAPPALTAELRKVHQYVSFCGVTPLQYALADYMAEHPEHVEELPDFYQAKRDLFCDLLTPSRFSFTRVAGTYFQLVDYSQIRPDLNDVEMALWMTREHGVASIPISVFYQTPPEGQRLVRLCFAKREETLREAAAKLCVI encoded by the coding sequence ATGATCACCAGTAAGCTGCCGAATGTCGGCATCACCATCTTCACGCAGATGTCTCAGCTCGCGGCGCAAACCGGGGCGATCAATCTGTCTCAGGGGTTTCCCGATTTCGACGGCCCGCAGGCCCTGCGCGATGCAGTCGGTCGGCATATCGCCAGTGGCCACAACCAGTATTCGCCGATGACTGGCCTGCCAGTGTTGCGTCAGCAGATTGCGGCGAAGATTGCTCGCAGCTACGGCGCCCACGTCGATGCCGACCATGAAGTGACAGTCACGCCGGGTGCGACCCAAGCAATCTTCTATGCCATTCAGGCGGTTATCCGCAGCGGTGACGAAGTCATCGTGTTTGATCCGGCCTATGACAGTTATGAACCTTCGGTGGAGCTGGCCGGTGGCCGTTGCGTGCATGTGCAACTGGGCCTCAACGATTTCAGCGTCGACTTCCAGAAGCTTGCCGATGCGCTGAGCCCGCGTACGCGGATGATCATTCTTAACACCCCGCACAACCCCAGCGGCGCACTGATCAGCCGTGCCGAGCTGGATCAACTGGCGGCGTTGATCCGCGACCGCGATATCTACGTGATCAGCGACGAGGTCTACGAACACCTGGTGTTCGACGGTGTGCCTCACGTCAGCGTATTGGCCCACGAAGAACTCTATCAGCGCGCATTTGTGGTCAGTTCATTCGGCAAGACTTACCACGTCACTGGTTGGAAAACCGGTTACGTGGTGGCTCCTCCGGCCCTTACCGCGGAACTGCGCAAGGTTCACCAGTACGTCAGTTTCTGCGGCGTGACGCCGTTGCAATATGCCTTGGCCGATTACATGGCCGAACACCCGGAACACGTCGAAGAGTTGCCGGACTTCTATCAGGCCAAGCGCGATCTGTTCTGCGATCTGCTGACACCGTCGCGCTTCAGTTTCACCCGCGTGGCCGGTACTTACTTCCAGCTGGTCGATTACTCGCAGATTCGCCCGGACCTCAATGACGTCGAGATGGCGCTATGGATGACCCGCGAACATGGCGTCGCGAGCATCCCGATCTCGGTGTTCTACCAGACGCCACCCGAAGGCCAGCGCCTGGTGCGCCTGTGCTTTGCCAAGCGCGAGGAGACCCTGCGCGAAGCAGCGGCAAAACTATGCGTGATCTGA
- the der gene encoding ribosome biogenesis GTPase Der: MVPVIALVGRPNVGKSTLFNRLTRTRDAIVGDLSGLTRDRQYGEAKWQGRSYILVDTGGISGDEHGMDEKMAEQSLLAIEEADVVLFLVDAKAGFTAADQMIAEHLRKRNKRSYVVANKVDNIDPEMARAEFAPLGMGHAIPIAGAHGRGITQMLEIALSDFPKDEEEPEEGEEEIVAEGEEAKRIPGPSEKDGIKIAIIGRPNVGKSTLVNRMLGEDRVIVYDQPGTTRDSIYIPFERNDEKYTLIDTAGVRKRGKIHEEVEKFSVVKTLQAIKDANVVIFVMDAREGVVDHDLNLLGFAIESGRALVIAINKWDGMTPSERDFVKVELQRRLFFVDYADIHFISALHGTGVGNLYASVQNSFKSAVTRWPTNRLTQILEDAVGEHAPPMVNNRRIKLRYAHLGGANPPIIVIHGNQIEKVPKSYVRYLENTYRRVLKLVGTPIRIEFKGGENPYEGNKNSLTDRQVNKKRRMMSHHKKADKKRRDKR; this comes from the coding sequence ATGGTTCCCGTAATCGCCCTGGTGGGCCGACCGAACGTCGGCAAGTCCACCTTGTTCAACCGCCTGACTAGGACTCGCGACGCCATCGTCGGCGACTTGTCCGGTCTGACCCGTGATCGCCAGTACGGTGAGGCCAAGTGGCAAGGGCGTTCCTACATTCTGGTCGACACTGGCGGTATCTCCGGTGACGAGCACGGTATGGACGAAAAAATGGCCGAGCAGTCGCTGCTGGCCATTGAAGAAGCGGATGTCGTTCTATTCCTGGTAGATGCCAAGGCCGGTTTCACCGCGGCCGACCAGATGATCGCCGAGCACTTGCGCAAGCGTAACAAGCGTTCTTACGTGGTTGCCAACAAGGTCGACAACATCGATCCTGAAATGGCCCGCGCCGAATTCGCCCCGTTGGGCATGGGCCACGCGATCCCGATCGCCGGTGCGCATGGTCGTGGCATCACCCAGATGCTGGAAATCGCCCTGAGCGACTTCCCAAAAGACGAAGAAGAACCGGAAGAAGGCGAAGAAGAGATCGTTGCCGAAGGCGAGGAAGCCAAGCGCATTCCTGGCCCAAGCGAAAAAGACGGTATCAAGATCGCCATCATCGGCCGCCCGAACGTCGGCAAGTCGACCCTGGTCAACCGCATGCTTGGTGAAGACCGAGTCATCGTTTATGACCAGCCCGGCACCACCCGCGACAGCATCTACATCCCGTTCGAGCGTAACGACGAGAAGTACACGCTGATCGACACCGCTGGTGTGCGCAAGCGCGGCAAGATCCACGAAGAAGTCGAAAAATTCTCCGTGGTCAAAACCCTGCAAGCGATCAAAGACGCCAACGTGGTGATCTTCGTGATGGACGCCCGCGAAGGCGTGGTCGATCACGATCTCAACCTGCTGGGCTTCGCCATTGAGTCGGGTCGTGCGCTGGTGATCGCGATCAACAAGTGGGACGGCATGACGCCGAGCGAGCGCGACTTCGTGAAGGTCGAGCTGCAACGTCGGCTGTTCTTCGTTGACTACGCCGATATCCACTTCATCTCGGCCCTGCACGGCACTGGCGTAGGCAACCTCTACGCGTCGGTGCAGAACTCGTTCAAGTCCGCCGTGACCCGCTGGCCGACCAATCGCCTGACCCAGATCCTGGAAGATGCGGTCGGCGAGCACGCGCCACCGATGGTCAACAACCGCCGGATCAAGCTGCGTTACGCCCACTTGGGTGGTGCGAACCCGCCGATCATCGTGATCCACGGTAACCAGATCGAGAAGGTGCCGAAGTCTTACGTTCGTTACCTGGAAAACACTTACCGTCGTGTTCTGAAGCTGGTCGGTACGCCGATCCGCATCGAGTTCAAGGGCGGTGAGAACCCGTACGAAGGCAACAAGAACTCGCTCACCGACCGTCAGGTCAACAAGAAGCGTCGCATGATGTCGCACCACAAAAAGGCCGACAAGAAGCGCCGCGACAAGCGCTGA
- the bamB gene encoding outer membrane protein assembly factor BamB, whose protein sequence is MRDVIRWKHAALLALAILAAGCSSNSKKELPPAELTDFKEEVVLQKQWSRSIGDGQGETYNMLVPAIDGDTIYAADVTGVVMAMDRSNGDVKWKKDLELPVSGAVGVGYGLVMIGTLKGEIVALDASSGEEKWRARVTSEVLAPPATNGDVVVVQTQDDRLIGLDAATGNQRWLYDSTPAVLTLRGTSAPIVTNRLAVAGLSTGKVVALDVSNGVPVWEQRVAIPQGRSELERVVDIDGGLLLSGGTLYVASYQGRVAALDLESGRQLWQRDASSYAGVAQGFGSVYVSLSAGTVEGVDERSTTALWSNDSLARRQLSAPEVFSSYVAVGDMEGYLHLLSQVDGRFVGRERIDSDGLRARPLVVGDTIYLYGNSGKLEALTIK, encoded by the coding sequence ATGCGTGACGTGATCCGTTGGAAACATGCAGCATTGCTGGCTCTGGCCATATTGGCCGCGGGTTGCAGCAGCAACAGCAAAAAAGAATTGCCACCGGCCGAGTTGACCGACTTCAAAGAAGAAGTGGTTCTGCAAAAGCAGTGGAGTCGTTCGATCGGTGACGGTCAGGGCGAAACCTACAACATGCTGGTTCCGGCGATCGATGGCGATACCATCTATGCCGCCGACGTCACCGGTGTGGTGATGGCGATGGATCGCAGCAATGGCGACGTCAAATGGAAGAAAGATCTCGAACTGCCTGTTTCCGGCGCCGTTGGCGTGGGTTACGGTCTGGTCATGATCGGCACGCTCAAGGGCGAAATCGTTGCCCTGGACGCCAGCAGCGGTGAAGAGAAATGGCGCGCTCGCGTGACCAGTGAAGTGCTCGCGCCGCCGGCCACCAACGGTGACGTTGTTGTGGTTCAGACCCAGGATGACCGTCTGATCGGTCTGGATGCCGCTACCGGCAACCAGCGCTGGTTGTACGACAGCACGCCAGCGGTTCTGACCCTGCGCGGCACCAGCGCACCGATCGTCACCAACCGCCTCGCGGTGGCTGGCCTGTCGACCGGTAAAGTGGTCGCTCTGGATGTTTCCAACGGCGTGCCGGTATGGGAACAACGCGTAGCGATTCCACAAGGTCGTTCGGAACTGGAGCGTGTGGTCGATATCGACGGTGGCTTGCTGCTGTCCGGCGGTACACTGTATGTCGCCAGCTATCAGGGTCGCGTTGCGGCACTGGACCTGGAAAGCGGTCGTCAACTCTGGCAGCGTGATGCTTCCAGCTATGCCGGCGTTGCCCAGGGTTTTGGCAGCGTCTACGTGAGCCTGTCCGCAGGCACCGTTGAAGGCGTCGACGAACGTTCTACCACTGCGTTGTGGAGCAACGATTCGCTGGCCCGCCGTCAACTGTCGGCTCCGGAAGTGTTCTCCAGCTATGTTGCAGTCGGTGATATGGAAGGTTACCTGCACCTGCTGAGTCAGGTGGACGGTCGTTTCGTCGGCCGCGAGCGCATCGATAGCGACGGCCTGCGTGCCCGTCCGCTGGTGGTGGGTGACACGATTTATCTGTATGGCAACAGTGGCAAACTGGAAGCCCTGACCATTAAGTAA
- a CDS encoding tetratricopeptide repeat protein has protein sequence MSSTEDEHLAELKDWWTRNGKPLVTGGLLALVIVFGWQAFQKYQSNQSQGASILYQQLLETTLTPDGKPDAARVSDLAGKLNSEFGGTAYAQYGSLFVAKVAVDSAKLDDAASELKAIVAKPANPALGEIARQRLAQVLAAQNKVDEALKLLEGDADKAFLATREELKGDLLVQLGRTDEANTAYQKAKAALSDEAAVGGLQIKLDDLAKGDA, from the coding sequence GTGTCGAGTACCGAAGACGAACATCTGGCGGAGTTGAAGGACTGGTGGACACGCAACGGCAAGCCCCTGGTCACTGGCGGCCTGTTGGCGCTGGTCATCGTGTTCGGCTGGCAGGCCTTTCAGAAGTATCAGAGCAATCAGTCGCAAGGCGCCTCGATTCTCTATCAGCAATTGCTCGAAACCACGCTGACGCCTGATGGCAAGCCTGATGCTGCACGTGTTTCGGATCTGGCTGGCAAACTCAACAGCGAGTTCGGCGGCACCGCTTACGCGCAATATGGCAGCCTGTTCGTGGCGAAAGTTGCGGTCGACAGTGCCAAGCTCGACGACGCAGCCAGCGAGTTGAAAGCCATTGTCGCCAAACCGGCCAACCCGGCACTCGGCGAAATTGCTCGTCAGCGTCTGGCGCAGGTACTGGCCGCGCAGAACAAGGTCGATGAAGCCCTGAAACTGCTCGAAGGCGATGCCGACAAGGCTTTCCTGGCTACTCGCGAAGAACTCAAAGGCGACCTGCTGGTGCAGTTGGGTCGTACCGACGAAGCGAACACGGCGTATCAAAAAGCCAAGGCGGCACTGTCGGATGAAGCGGCGGTCGGTGGCCTACAAATCAAGCTGGATGACCTGGCCAAAGGGGATGCGTGA